A genome region from Thermococcus gorgonarius includes the following:
- the trm14 gene encoding tRNA (guanine(6)-N2)-methyltransferase — MRLLLTTSQGIEDLARAEVESLLSKLGVPFRVEEKPLGVEGRVLAEVGEAFYTDEKGRKRELSVATYLNERSRLLHRVIVEMASEGFEGIGEDEPEKALRRIEGFVASLPVERFVKVSESFAVRSFRKGEHKITSVDIAKTVGKVIFERLERFGKPKVNLDHPSVIFRAELIGETFFLGIDTTGDSSLHKRPWRVYDHPAHLKASIANALIELAEPDGGSFIDPFCGSGTIPIELALRGYSGRIICLEKYRKHLLGAEMNALSAGVYDRIEFILGDATKLSEYVDRVDFAVSNLPYGLKIGRKSMIPKLYMDFFGELAKVLEKRGVFITTEKKAIEKAIEENGFEIKHHRLIGHGGLMVHTYVIE; from the coding sequence ATGAGGCTTTTATTAACTACCTCCCAGGGGATCGAAGACCTGGCGAGGGCAGAGGTTGAGAGCCTGCTCTCGAAACTTGGAGTTCCGTTTCGAGTGGAGGAAAAACCCCTCGGCGTTGAAGGTCGTGTTTTAGCAGAGGTTGGCGAGGCCTTCTACACCGATGAGAAGGGCCGGAAGAGGGAGCTAAGCGTTGCCACGTATCTCAACGAGCGCTCAAGGCTCCTCCACAGGGTCATAGTCGAGATGGCGAGTGAGGGGTTTGAGGGAATTGGCGAGGATGAGCCTGAAAAGGCCCTGAGGAGAATAGAGGGTTTCGTGGCCTCCCTTCCTGTGGAGCGCTTCGTAAAGGTGAGCGAAAGCTTCGCCGTCAGGAGCTTTAGGAAGGGCGAGCATAAAATAACGAGCGTTGATATAGCGAAAACCGTTGGAAAGGTCATATTCGAGCGTTTGGAGCGCTTCGGAAAGCCTAAGGTGAACCTCGACCATCCCTCTGTAATCTTCCGGGCTGAACTTATTGGTGAAACCTTTTTCCTCGGGATTGACACGACCGGCGATTCATCCCTCCACAAGAGGCCCTGGCGCGTTTACGACCACCCAGCCCACCTCAAGGCCAGCATAGCTAACGCTCTCATAGAGCTGGCGGAACCCGATGGTGGCTCATTTATTGACCCCTTCTGCGGTTCTGGGACCATTCCAATAGAGCTCGCCCTGAGGGGCTATTCCGGAAGGATAATCTGCCTTGAGAAGTATCGGAAGCACCTCCTCGGGGCGGAGATGAACGCCTTAAGCGCTGGCGTTTATGATAGGATTGAGTTCATTCTCGGAGACGCAACAAAGCTTAGCGAGTACGTTGATAGGGTTGATTTTGCGGTGAGCAATCTCCCCTACGGCCTCAAGATAGGGCGGAAGAGCATGATACCCAAGCTTTACATGGACTTCTTTGGTGAACTCGCCAAAGTCCTTGAGAAACGCGGCGTCTTCATAACGACCGAAAAGAAGGCAATAGAAAAGGCGATAGAGGAGAACGGCTTCGAGATTAAACACCACCGCCTAATCGGCCACGGCGGGCTGATGGTGCACACGTACGTGATAGAGTGA
- a CDS encoding methyltransferase family protein: protein MEGSWRFRRLVFLVFSTIPVISALAHYPAITGTVGELMRFTGLAIMLISGGMAVYIHSLFPKKHDRPENFEKLLKDGPYRFVRHPFYSAFMFLGFGIALFFASVPGMVVSLLMVPLWGRLAEMEERELLEYWGEEYAKLIETRGRFLPRAESCPGRVLLVLSIFLLDYFTLYGLKALFVDSYTVEFFIRVAILLTMTLGFALLISKSLGVRAEFGFRRDEIWRSFLLASALSLPSPLLQLQAGSFHGFHVQTSVALIFLAYLLFAIYTFSVFVAFPIEVLAPCGRLWLIVPPLFLFVYDNYYFNAGKMPPLGDLILFVLLYPVVYKKTRNVAGIILAYLFIAEWDPWWAFGSSYGWDAFKLAGLIRVGISLLSIPLAVKFWRR, encoded by the coding sequence ATGGAGGGCTCCTGGCGCTTCAGGAGGCTCGTCTTCTTGGTCTTCTCGACAATCCCGGTTATCTCTGCGCTAGCCCATTATCCAGCCATAACGGGCACGGTCGGAGAGCTTATGCGCTTTACCGGTTTGGCAATCATGCTCATCTCCGGCGGGATGGCCGTCTACATCCACTCGCTCTTTCCCAAAAAGCACGACAGACCTGAGAACTTTGAAAAGCTCCTCAAGGACGGTCCCTACCGCTTCGTTAGGCACCCCTTCTATTCGGCCTTCATGTTCCTCGGCTTTGGGATTGCCCTCTTCTTTGCCAGCGTTCCAGGAATGGTTGTCTCGCTCCTCATGGTTCCCCTCTGGGGGAGGCTTGCCGAAATGGAGGAGAGGGAACTCTTAGAATACTGGGGCGAGGAGTACGCGAAGCTTATTGAGACGAGGGGCAGGTTTTTGCCAAGGGCTGAGTCCTGCCCCGGTAGAGTTCTTCTTGTTCTCTCGATTTTCCTCCTCGACTATTTTACTCTCTATGGCCTCAAGGCGCTTTTCGTTGATAGTTACACGGTTGAATTCTTCATCCGCGTTGCCATTCTCTTAACCATGACCCTCGGCTTTGCCCTTCTCATCTCAAAATCCCTGGGGGTAAGGGCTGAATTCGGCTTCAGAAGGGACGAAATCTGGAGGAGTTTCTTACTTGCCTCGGCCCTCTCACTGCCCAGCCCGCTCCTCCAGCTTCAAGCGGGGAGCTTTCACGGCTTTCACGTTCAAACATCCGTTGCCTTGATATTCCTCGCCTACCTGCTCTTCGCTATCTACACTTTCTCCGTTTTCGTTGCCTTCCCAATCGAGGTTTTAGCTCCGTGCGGAAGGCTCTGGCTGATTGTTCCGCCGCTCTTTCTCTTCGTTTACGACAACTACTACTTCAACGCGGGGAAGATGCCTCCACTCGGCGACCTCATCCTGTTCGTCCTCCTGTACCCAGTCGTTTACAAGAAGACGAGAAATGTTGCCGGGATTATTCTGGCTTACCTTTTCATCGCCGAATGGGACCCCTGGTGGGCCTTCGGGAGCTCTTACGGATGGGATGCCTTTAAACTCGCCGGGCTGATTAGGGTTGGCATTTCTCTGCTCTCCATCCCTCTG